CTCGACGTATACATCGGCTGTCGCGCCAATTCGACGTCCTCGATGCCTTTGCCGCGGTCTTCGACGGAAATGCGCACTTCCTCACCGACAATCTCCGCCTCGATGATGACGACGCCGTCCGGCCGGCCGTCGTAGCCGTGAATAATCGCGTTCGTTACCGCCTCTGAAACGGCGGTCTTGATATCCGTCAGTTCTTCTACCGTCGGATCAAGCTGCGAGACGAACGCCGCCACTGCGACGCGAGCGAACGCTTCGTTCTCCGAGCGGCTGGCGAACTCCAGTCTCATATAATTTCGGTCGCTCATGACGCGCCCTCCAGCCGGGACAAAGCCCGCTCCACATTTTCTTCCACGGCGAGAATCTTCAGCAGCCCCGACAGCTCAAACAGCCGGAGAACAGCCGGACTGACGTCGCAAATCACCAGCCGGCCGCCCCGCCTGGCCAACTGCCGATACCGGCCGAGCACGACGCCGATGCCGGAACTGTCCATAAACGTCAAGTTTTTCAGACTAAGCACCAGATCGCGCGTATCGCCGCGCGCCATCGCTGAGTCGATGCGCGCTCGCACTTCGCCGGCCGTATGGTGATCCAGCTCGCCGCCGAGCCGGACGATCAGCGCGCCGCGCCGGCGTTCCAACTCCACCTCAAGGCCCATCGCGTTCACTCCTTGCTTGGACGGATAAACAAGGAATTCGACGCGCGAACGTGCTTTTCCTGCTCATCGACAAAAATAGAACAAAATTCCCAAACCCCTCTTTCCTTCGCCCTCCTCCGTCGTCAGTCGACAAAAAACATCCGCTTGGCCGTCCGCTTCACGAGCGTCCACCAGCCCGCGCGCGCCACCGTTGCCGGCGATTCCAGCGGAAACTGTGCGACGAGCTGTTCGCCCCGATAGACGTTCAGCGTCCCGACGCGCTGTCCATAGGCGACGGGCGCGCGAACGCGCTCCCAGACGATCTCGGTGCGGAGCGCCTCCTTTTTTTCGCCCTTGCGGACGAGCACCGTGTACGGGTGTTTGGCAACCAGACGGAGCGACGAAACGGCTCCCTTTTCGACGCGCACCGAACCGATCGCATCCCCCGTATCGTAGAGAGGAATCGTGTCGTATTGCGAAAACGCATAGTCGAACATTCTCGCCACTTCCGCATTGCGCGTCTTCGAGTCCGGTTCACCCATCACGACGGCGATGACGCGGAAATGACCGCGCCTGGCCGTCGCGGCCAGACAAAACTTCGCTTCGCTCGTGTAGCCCGTCTTCAAACCGTCGGCTCCTTCGTAAAACCGGACGAGCTTGTTCGTGTTGACGAGCCAGAAAGGTTTGTCGGTATCCTTGCGCAGATAGTCCTGGTAAAGTCCCGTATATTTCGTGATCGCTTCGTGCTTGAGCAACTCTCTCGACATCAGCGCGATGTCGTAAGCGGTCGAATAATGGCCGTCGGCCGGCAAACCGTTGGAATTGCGGAAATGTGTGTTATTCATGCCGAGCGCCTTCGCCTTTTCGTTCATCATGCGGACGAACTGCCCTTCGGTGCCGGCGATCTTTTCCGCAAGCGCCACGGAAGCGTCGTTGCCGGACGCCAGCGCGACGCCTTTCAACAACTCCTCCACCGTCATCTCCTCGCCGGGTTCCAGAAAAATTTGCGATCCGCCCATCGAGGCGGCATATTCACTCGTCCGCACTTTCTCGTTCAGGGCGAGAGTTCCTTTTTCAATCGCTTCCATGACGAGCAACATCGTCATGATTTTCGTGATGCTGGCCGGCGGCAAACGGTCGTGAGCGTTTTTTTCGTACAAAATGATGCCCGTCGCCGCATCCATCAAAATCGCCGACCGCGCGTTCGGCGCCAGGTCGGGCCGTTCGGAAGCGCCGTCGGGCCCTTCGGCCCGCGCCTCGGGCCAATGCGGCCAAGCGATCGACCACGCCGCAACAAGCGCCAGACATCCGTTTCGCCAACGCGTCCACATGACTCGTTTCCTCCCTCATCGAGCGTCGACACCGTGTCATACCAACCAGTGTTGACGCTTTTCGGGAGGATTATACCGGCAACCATCCGAGACGCACCGCTTCGCGCACCAGCATTTCGGCAAATTCCCACAGCGCCGGCGCCCCGTCCGCGATGATCCGGTTGCGGTCGAGCACTTGTTCGGCCGTCACCCCGTATCGCCTCCAAGCATAGCCCGACGAAGCGTAATTCAACATCATCGGTTGAAGCCGGTCCAGCGCCGCCGCGAACTTCGCCTCCGGCGTCCGGCGTTCCTCGAACTCCTTCCATAGCGCGTAAAACTCCTCCCGTTGGTCGTCCGGCAACAGGCCGAACAATCGCCGCGCCGCACGCTCCTCCCTCTCGGCCTTGTCCCGGTGCGCCTCGTCGTCGTAGGCGAACGTGTCGCCGGCGTCGATCTCGACCAGATCGTGAACGACCAGCATCTTCAGCGCGCGGGCGAGATCCGGCTTCGGTTCGGCGGCGTGTTCGTACAACAAGAGAGCCATCAGCACCAGATGCCAGCTGTGCTCGGCAGCGTTTTCCCTCCGCGACGCGCCGGCCGCAAGCGTCCTGCGCAAAACGGTTTTCAGACGGTCGGCCTCGAGAAAGAACGCAAGCTGCCTCGTCAGCCGTTCCGATCCGGCTTGCGGCAGGCGAACCTCGTCTTCAGGCGTCATGGCGTCATCGCTCCTTTCCGAATGACACCATACCACAGCGCGCGGGAAAAGCAAAACTTTTCAACTTTCCTCGTCCGAAAAAGCAGTTGCGCCCGCGAACTGAAAGCGTTATAATCGGTTTTAGATTTTAGACCTAAAATTTTTTCGGCGCCGTTTCAAACCGCTCCCCGCACACGGCCGAACCGAAGGAGGACGCCCGCTTTGACGTTGATCGACTACCGAACGGAAACACTCGTCGAAGTCGTCTACAAGGCCATCAAGAAAGACATCACCGAACGCGCGCTCGTTCCGGGACAAAAATTGGTCATCCGCGAACTTCAGGAGCGCTACGGCATCAGCGAAACGCCGATCAAACAGGCGCTCAACCGACTCATCACCGAAGGGTTGGTCGAAAACATCCCGCGCCGCGGCATGTTCGTCAAACAGGTGACATGGAAAGAAATTGAAGAACTGATGGACATACGCCTTATGTTCGAATCGTTTTATATTCCGCAGATTATAAAAACATTTCACCAAAACGCCGACATCCGCGCGAAAATGGCCGCCAACTTGGACGAACATCAGCGCATGATCGGCAACATTCGTGATTTGAACGAATATTTTCGAAACTACTATCTCGACCAGGAATTTCATCAACTCTTCATCCAATGCATCGGCAACGCGCGGCTCGCCCACATCTACAACAACTTGGGCACCCACATCTACGCCTATTACGTCTACGGCCGACAGCCGCGTGAAGGCATGATACGCGGCGTCCAGGAACACCGCGATATTTTCGATGCCCTTGTTGCTGGCGACGAAGTTCGTCTGCGCGAATGCGTGAGAATCCACATCGAAAACGCGAAAAAGAACGTCTTCGAGATGTTGCACCCAAACGAGGTGTGAACCTTGGTCATTCTCGTTTTGGAAGCGTCGACATCGTCCGCAAAAGCGATGCTGTACGACAGCGGCGGGGGCGTCCTTTCCATCGCCGCCCGCCCGTATTCGTCCGACACCGGAGACACGATGACGTTCGACGCCGACGCCCTTGTCGACGAGACGATCCGCGCCGGACGCGACGTTCTGGCCCGAGCGCCGGAGCAAACAATCGACATGGTGGCCGTCTGCAGCATCTGGAGCCACAGTCTCGTGCTGCTCGACAGCGAAAAAAAACCGATCTCCCGGCTCAGCACATGGGCGGATACCGGCGCTTCCGTGACAACATCGCGTTACCGGAAAAACGCCGAACTGTTCACATCTCTTTATAGGCGAACCGGCTGTCCGATCCACGCCACCTATACGATCTGGAAATACATTCATGAAAAAGAAAACCGGCTTTCGCCGCCGGCCGCCTACATCGCCTCCATGCCCGACTACCTGTACTGGAAACTGACCGGCCGGTTCGCCGCTTCGCGAAGCACGGCCTCAGCCGGCGGTTTTCTGAACATCCACCGGCTCGACTGGGACGACGAGGCGCTGCGGCTGGCAGGCGTACGCCCCGACATGCTCCCAGAACTCGTCGATTCCGAATATACGGCCCCGCTTTCGGCGGAAGCGGCCGAACAGCTGGGAATTCCGGCGGGTCTCCCCGTCCTTGTACCCGGCGCCGACGGCTGTATGAATCAAATCGCCTCGGGTGCCGTCGGCGAAAACGTCATGACGATCTCGGTCGGTACGAGCGCTGCGCTCCGGCTCACGACCGACCGACCGCTTCTGGCCGAGACGCCGTCGACTTGGTGTTACGTCGGCGTCGAAAACACATGGATCGTCGGCAGCGCCATCGCCGGAGCGGGCAACTGCGTCGACTGGACCGGAAGAAAGATATTGGGATGCGAGGGCGTCATCGACTTCGACGAACTGGACCGAGGCGCCGAGCGAGCGCTCGAAAAAGGCGACGCTCCGCTGTTTCTTCCCTTCCTTGCGGGCGAGCGATGCCCGGGATGGGACGATGCGCGGACCGGCGCCCTGGTCGGCTTGAAAATCACCCATGACCGGCATGATCTGTACTACGCCACCCTGGAAGGCGTCCTATTCAACCTGAAACAATGCTACGACATCACCGTCGCCGTCGCCGGCCGCACGCCCGAACGCATCAGCGTCTCCGGCGGCATCGAGCATTCACCATTCTGGATGCGAATGGCCGCGTCCGTTCTCGGACTGCCGGTCTACGCCGAAAGACAGCCACACGCCTCTTTGCTCGGTACCGCCATTCTGGCGCTCAAGGCGGCGGGAAGCCTGTCGAGCGTCCGGGACGTCCGCCCGTCGCCACAGGATTGCTACGAACCGGACACGTCCAAGGCGGATTTCTTCGCCAACCGATATCGAAAATACCTGGAGTTCTACGCGAAACTGTCCGAACGGGGGGACGCCTCGCCGTGAATATTCTCATCACGCCGAAGTCGTTCGCTTTGGCGAAAGCGAAAACATTCCCTCTACTTGAAACATTGGGATTTAATGTAATTGAAAACGACAAAGGGCGTACGCTGACGGAAGACGAACTGATCGCCTTTGCGGAACACGGCGTCGTCGGCATGATCGTCGGCGTCGATCCGGTGACCGCGCGCGTCATCGACGCTTGTCGGGATTTGCGCGCCATTTCGAAATACGGCGTCGGGCTGGACAACATCGACGTCGACGCCGCGCGGCGCCGCGGCATCAAGATCGCCAGCGCCGTCGCCACCAACCATATTTCGGTGGCGGAGCTGACGATCGCCCTGTTGTTCGAGGCGGCGCGCCGCCTGTCGTCGATGATCGCTTCGGTGCGAAACGGCAGTTGGCAGCGGCAGCTCGGTATCGAACTGACCGGCAAGACGCTGCTCGTCGTCGGCGGCGGCATGATCGGCAAAGAAGTGGCCAAACGCGCTCGAGGGTTGATGATGAAGGTTCTGCTTTATGACCCGTACGCGCAGGACGAAACGTTCCTGCGGGAATACGGTATTGTCGCTTGCGACTCGCTGCATCAAGGCCTCGAACAGGCCGACGCCGTCTCCCTGCACGTCCCTCTGACGCCGGAAACGCGCCGCATGATCGGCAGCGACGAGCTTCGCCGGATGAAGCCGACAGCCATTCTCGTCAACACGTCGCGCGGCGAACTGGTCGACGAAGAAGCTCTGTACGAGGCGCTGCGGGAGCGGCGCATCGCGTTTGCGGCTCAGGACGTGTTTTCCGTCGAGCCGCCGCCGCCCGGCGCCCCGCTGCTTTCGCTCGACGAGTTCGTGCTGACGCCGCACGCCGGCGCCTACACGCGGGAAGCCGTCGAACGGACGGCCGTCCGCTCCGTCGAAAATCTGATCGACCTGTTAAGGGGGTGATGCCGTCGACAACTTCGAAGTCGTCGGTAAAAAGTTTTTCGACAGCTTGCCGAAAGAGTACCAAGACATCCTGGTCGAGGAAAGCCGCATCGCCGGTCTCGAAGTGTCGAAACAGATGGAGCAGGAAGCGGAACAAATCAAGCAGGAACTGAAATCCAAAGGCGTCACGATCGTCTCTGACGTCGATCTCGACGCCTTCCGCAAGGCCGGCGAGGAAGCCTATAAAAAGTTGAACCTGGTTGAAGCGCGTAATCAGGTTTATAAGGACATCGGCAAATCGCAATAAGCGACGACGGCACGCCCCGCGGACACGTGAAATCGAAATCCCCCGCGGGGCGACCGCCGACGCCGTTCGGACGGGGTGAACCGAGCGATGAAAGAGAAATGGCTGCGTGTTTATGAAACAATCGGAAAAATCGAGATGGCGATCGCTGCGACCGGCCTGGCGCTGTTGACGGCGCTCGTGTTTTACTCAGGCGTCGCCCGCACCCTTCGCCATCCGGCGGCGTGAGCGGTCGACGCGGCGACGTTCCTGTTTGCGTGGTGCGTCTTTCTGGGCGCCGATCTTGCGCTGCGCCACGATCAGCTGTTCCGCATCACAGCCGGCTCGGAAGGCATCGTCGTCGGCGGTGACGTGTCGAACGCATCCGATGCCGAACGTATCGTGAAAGAGACGGTCGCGGCATTCGGCCGGCTCGACATCCTCGTCAACAACGCCGGCATCGTCCTTCCCGGGCGCGCGGATAATACAAGCGAAGAAGATTTCGACAAAACGATGCGCATCAACGTCAAAGGCACGTTTCTCATGTGCAAATACGCCGTGCCACAAATGAAAGCGCAGGGCGGAGGCGTCATCGTCAACATCGCGTCGGTCGCAGCGATCAAGGGCCATACGGACCGGCTCGCCTACAGCGCCTCGAAAGGCGCGGTTTACGCGATGACGAAGGCGATGGCCGCGGACTACGTCCGCGACAACATCCGCGTCAACTGCGTCTGTCCGGGCACGACGTATACGCCGGCGATCGAGGAAAAAATCCGGACCGCTCCCGATCCTGAAGCGATGAAAGCGATGTTCGTCGGCCGCCAGCCGATGGGGCGGCTCGGCAAAGTGGAGGAAATCGCGCACGCGGTGCTATTTGTCTGCTGCGACGAAGCCGCCTACATGACCGGCAGTCCGATCATCATCGACGGCGGCATGACGATGTAAGGACGATGATGCAAACGCAAGTCCGCCGCGGACACCGGCTTTCGCGCCCTCTTGAGCGGGGGCGTTTTTCTTTTGAACAGGCGGCGGCGAAA
This region of Candidatus Reconcilbacillus cellulovorans genomic DNA includes:
- a CDS encoding phosphoglycerate dehydrogenase, encoding MNILITPKSFALAKAKTFPLLETLGFNVIENDKGRTLTEDELIAFAEHGVVGMIVGVDPVTARVIDACRDLRAISKYGVGLDNIDVDAARRRGIKIASAVATNHISVAELTIALLFEAARRLSSMIASVRNGSWQRQLGIELTGKTLLVVGGGMIGKEVAKRARGLMMKVLLYDPYAQDETFLREYGIVACDSLHQGLEQADAVSLHVPLTPETRRMIGSDELRRMKPTAILVNTSRGELVDEEALYEALRERRIAFAAQDVFSVEPPPPGAPLLSLDEFVLTPHAGAYTREAVERTAVRSVENLIDLLRG
- a CDS encoding anti-sigma F factor antagonist, which gives rise to MGLEVELERRRGALIVRLGGELDHHTAGEVRARIDSAMARGDTRDLVLSLKNLTFMDSSGIGVVLGRYRQLARRGGRLVICDVSPAVLRLFELSGLLKILAVEENVERALSRLEGAS
- a CDS encoding anti-sigma F factor, yielding MSDRNYMRLEFASRSENEAFARVAVAAFVSQLDPTVEELTDIKTAVSEAVTNAIIHGYDGRPDGVVIIEAEIVGEEVRISVEDRGKGIEDVELARQPMYTSRPELERSGMGFTIMEHFTDGLSVESAPGEGTRVRMTKRILSRKALYN
- a CDS encoding D-alanyl-D-alanine carboxypeptidase, whose protein sequence is MALVAAWSIAWPHWPEARAEGPDGASERPDLAPNARSAILMDAATGIILYEKNAHDRLPPASITKIMTMLLVMEAIEKGTLALNEKVRTSEYAASMGGSQIFLEPGEEMTVEELLKGVALASGNDASVALAEKIAGTEGQFVRMMNEKAKALGMNNTHFRNSNGLPADGHYSTAYDIALMSRELLKHEAITKYTGLYQDYLRKDTDKPFWLVNTNKLVRFYEGADGLKTGYTSEAKFCLAATARRGHFRVIAVVMGEPDSKTRNAEVARMFDYAFSQYDTIPLYDTGDAIGSVRVEKGAVSSLRLVAKHPYTVLVRKGEKKEALRTEIVWERVRAPVAYGQRVGTLNVYRGEQLVAQFPLESPATVARAGWWTLVKRTAKRMFFVD